The nucleotide sequence GGAGCTTTCCAGCATCGCGCTGACGGATACGCTGTCATTCGCCAACGACATGCTGCTGATTACCGGCGGCCTGCGCGACCAGCGCGTGGTGCTGGACAACTATTCCACCACGACCGGCGCGCGCACCTCTTCCTATGACGAAAGCGCGGTGTCGCCGCTGGCGGGCATCGTGTTCAAGCCTGTATCGAATGTGTCCTTGTACGGGAACTTCACCTCGGGCCTGACGCGCGGCGGCATCGCGCCGGCCACCGCGGCGAACGCGGGCCAGGTCTTCGCGCCGTACAAGTCCAAGCAATACGAAGCGGGCGTCAAGGTCGACTGGGGCAGCGTCATCACCACGGTTTCCGTCTTCCAGATCGACAAGCCGAATGCGATCACGGACCCGGACACCAATATCTACAGCTTCGACGGCGAACAGCGCAATCGCGGGCTCGAGCTCTCGGCCTATGGAGAAGTGGTGCGCGGCCTGCGCATGATGGCCAGCACGACGTTCTTCGATGCCAAGCTCAAGCGCACGGCGGGCGGCGTGAACGACGGCAACGATGCCAACGGCGTGCCCGACAACACCTTCAACCTGGGCGTCGATTGGGATACCCCGTGGGTGCGCGGCCTGAGCCTGAACGCACGGGTCATCCACACGTCGTCCACGTATTTCAACGCGTCCAACACCATCAACGTTCCGTCATGGACCCGCTACGACATCGGCGCGCGCTACGTCACCGACGTCATGGGCAAGTCGGTGGTGTTCCGCGCCAATATCGAAAACCTGTTCAACAAGGACTACTGGCTGGTCAGCGGTACCTACGCCACCGTGGCGGCGCCCCGTACGCTGCTGTTGTCGGCGCAGATCGACTTCTGAGCGCCGCGCACGCGGCATACGCCATGGACGGCCTTGTGGACATCTAGAAAGGAACCCGGATCTTGGTTCGCAAAGGACGTCTTGCCGCGCTGTTGTTTCGCATCGTTCTGGCGGTGGTGGGCGGCTATGCCCTGGCCGCGCTGGCCAGCGTCGCGGCGCTGGCCCTGCCCATCAGCAGACCGCAGGCCGTGCTGACCGGCATGCTGGCCAGCTTCGCCATCTACGCGGGCGCGGTGGTGTGGGTATTCGCGGCCTGCACGGGCCGCGGCATCCGCCAGACCATGTCCGACCTGCATATCTGGGCGGGCTTGCTTGCCGGGTGGCTGCTGTACGCGATGTTCCTGACCGGCACCGTCAGTTACTTCAAGGACGAGATCTCGGCGTGGATGCGGCCCGAGGTGCGCAATCGCGAACCGGTGCCGGACCCGGCCGCGGTGGCGCAGCGCATCGCCGATGAACTGGGCACCGTGGCGGCCGGCAGCCCGCAATGGAGCATGGAGCTGCCCACGCCGCGCAGCAATGTCCTGGGCGCGTTCTGGCGCCTGCCAAGCCCGGAGCCCGGCCGCCGCGCCTTCCAGTCGGCCGCCTTCGATCCGGAAACCGGCCATCGCGTCGCCGCCCGCGACACGCAGGGCGGAGAGTTCTTCTACCGTTTCCATTTCCAGTTCCACTACCTGTCCGCGCAGTGGGGCCGCTGGCTGGCGGGACTGTGCGCGATGTTCATGCTGGTGGCCATCGTCAGCGGCGTCATCACGCACAAGAAGATCTTTGTCGACTTCTTTACCTTCCGCTGGGGCAAGGGCCAGCGATCCTGGCTGGACGCGCACAACGCGCTGTCGGTATTCGGGCTGCCTTTCCATTTGATGATCACCTATACCGGCCTGGTCACGCTGATGACGCTGTATATGCCATGGGGCGAACGGGCCGCGCTGAAGACGCCGGCGCAGCGGCTGGAACTGCGGGCGCAGCTCTCTGCCTTTATCCAGCCGGGCAAGCCCAGCGGGCAGCCGGCCAGCCTGGCGCCTATCGCCGACATGGTGCGCCAGGCGCAGGACCGCTGGGGGCGGGACAACGTGGGCCATGTCACGGTAACGCTGGCCGGCGACGCGGCCGCGCGCGTGGCGGTGACGCGTGGCGAAGCCGGCCGCACGTCCATGAGCCCGCAGTACCTGCTGTTCGAAGGGACCACCGGCAAGCTGCTGGAAGTCCGCGACAGCGTGGGGGCGGCGGCCGAGGTGCGGGGCGTCCTGTATGCGCTGCACATGGGACGCTTCAGCGACCTGCAGATGCGCTGGCTGTACTTCATCGTCAGCCTGGCGGGCACGGCCATGGTCGGCACCGGGCTGGTGATGTGGACGGTGAAGCGCCGCCAGAAGCTGCCGGATCCGGACCGGCCTTACTTCGGCTTCAGGCTCGTGGAGCGGCTGAACATCGCCGCCATCGCCGGCCTGTCGGTGGCGATGACGGCCTTCCTGTGGGGCAACCGGCTATTGCCCGTGGACCTGGCCGCGCGAGGCAGCCGCGAGATCGATCTGTTTTTCGCCGTATGGGCGGTGACCTTGCTCTATGCGCTGGCACGGCCGGCCCGCAAGGCGTGGATCGAGCTGCTGTGGCTGGCGGCGGCGCTGCTGGCCTTGCTGCCGGGGTTGAACGCGCTGACCACGCAGCGGCCGTTCTGGCATAGCGTGGCCACCGGCGACTGGGTCTATGCGGGCTTCGACCTGATGATGTGGGCGCTGGCGGCGCTGCATGCCGTCCTGGCTTGGCGCACGATGCGGCATACCGGCCGCGCGCGGCGCGCCGGGCCGGCATCCAGGGGACCGGTGCGCGCATCGGCCGCGGGGGAATCGCCATGATGCACCTGCTGGTGCTGCTGTGCTGCCTGGCCGGCTTCCTGTCCCTGGCGCTGGCCACGGAACGGCAGCAGGAGGCCCTGTTCGGCCGCATTCTTTCCGGCGGGCGCAGCCATGGCCTGCGCTGGACGGGCTGGGGCTTCCTTGCCGTGGCCCTGTGGATCGTGGTCGCGGCGCAGGGTTGGGGCCTGGGCCTGGTGAGCTACAGCGGGCACACCAGCCTGGCCGCCGGCCTGGTGTACCTGGGCTTGATCGTGCGGGCCCGGCTGGGGTAGATCAGGGATTGCGGAAGATCCTCGATGGCCGGGCGGAGGTGTAGCCGTCCTCCCATTCTGCCTTCATGCGAGCCAGCAACGCGGAGTCGATGCGTGGTGCTTCGTCGCGAAGCGCTTCTTCCATCGCCGTTGCGATGCGCTCGATGACGGTTTCCGGGCGGGCAACGCCGCACCTTATCCGGCCGAACTGCGAACCGGCC is from Bordetella bronchialis and encodes:
- a CDS encoding PepSY-associated TM helix domain-containing protein codes for the protein MSDLHIWAGLLAGWLLYAMFLTGTVSYFKDEISAWMRPEVRNREPVPDPAAVAQRIADELGTVAAGSPQWSMELPTPRSNVLGAFWRLPSPEPGRRAFQSAAFDPETGHRVAARDTQGGEFFYRFHFQFHYLSAQWGRWLAGLCAMFMLVAIVSGVITHKKIFVDFFTFRWGKGQRSWLDAHNALSVFGLPFHLMITYTGLVTLMTLYMPWGERAALKTPAQRLELRAQLSAFIQPGKPSGQPASLAPIADMVRQAQDRWGRDNVGHVTVTLAGDAAARVAVTRGEAGRTSMSPQYLLFEGTTGKLLEVRDSVGAAAEVRGVLYALHMGRFSDLQMRWLYFIVSLAGTAMVGTGLVMWTVKRRQKLPDPDRPYFGFRLVERLNIAAIAGLSVAMTAFLWGNRLLPVDLAARGSREIDLFFAVWAVTLLYALARPARKAWIELLWLAAALLALLPGLNALTTQRPFWHSVATGDWVYAGFDLMMWALAALHAVLAWRTMRHTGRARRAGPASRGPVRASAAGESP
- a CDS encoding DUF3325 domain-containing protein — its product is MMHLLVLLCCLAGFLSLALATERQQEALFGRILSGGRSHGLRWTGWGFLAVALWIVVAAQGWGLGLVSYSGHTSLAAGLVYLGLIVRARLG